From a single Salinirussus salinus genomic region:
- a CDS encoding HTTM domain-containing protein, with product MSLPPATTQAGRSLRRSIRWLHATLARRLGVDPRALAAFRIGLGVVLLGDLLLRSRNLVAFYTDRGILPRSLLEAKRPVISQLSVHALSGDVLLQAGLFLVAGICALALLVGYRTRLAVLVSWLLLVSLHARNPLVLNGGDSLLRRLLFWGVFLPLGSRWSLDTLAGRVRGRARSGIGARERVAGVATAGLLIQVVLVYATNAGFKLGSERWLDGGALAHVFRLDEFTTPLGAALADLPALLGVLEVVWLGLLVASVGLVATTGRRRAVLAGLFVGAHLGMAATMRLGVFPFVSVVALLPFLPSGVWDRVSAAAATVRASSVIGRLPSWLSLPKGEGERDGGRDEPRGELAGRWQRVRARSRKAGQAAGVVLVVGLLVWNAAAVGLVEAPDGVPGNLDPAEDSWDMFAAPPTRDVLVLAPAMTDDGGQVDALHGGAVRWVPPPDGAAWYPTNRWRKYLRSVWATDDPAVLHGVADGLCHRWSRAHDSHVETVSLYAVLEPTKLDGDGPVRRERLVSHSCRG from the coding sequence ATGTCACTGCCCCCAGCCACGACTCAAGCCGGCCGCAGCCTCAGGCGGAGTATCAGGTGGCTCCACGCGACACTCGCCCGTCGGCTCGGGGTCGACCCGCGGGCGCTGGCGGCGTTCCGCATCGGACTCGGGGTCGTACTCCTCGGGGACCTGCTCCTGCGCTCGCGGAATCTGGTCGCCTTCTATACGGACAGGGGAATCTTGCCGCGGTCGCTGCTCGAGGCGAAACGACCCGTCATCAGCCAGCTCTCCGTCCACGCACTCTCCGGGGACGTCCTGCTTCAGGCGGGGCTCTTTCTGGTCGCCGGGATCTGCGCACTGGCGCTGCTCGTCGGCTACCGGACCCGGCTAGCAGTGCTGGTGTCCTGGCTGTTGCTGGTCTCCCTGCACGCCCGCAATCCCCTGGTGCTCAACGGCGGCGACTCGCTGTTGCGCCGGCTCCTCTTCTGGGGTGTCTTCCTCCCGCTCGGCTCGCGGTGGTCGCTGGACACACTCGCCGGACGGGTCCGGGGTCGCGCCCGTTCGGGCATTGGTGCGCGGGAACGCGTTGCGGGCGTCGCCACCGCCGGATTGCTGATACAGGTCGTGCTCGTCTACGCGACGAACGCCGGCTTCAAGCTGGGGAGCGAGCGCTGGCTGGATGGGGGAGCGCTGGCCCACGTCTTCCGGCTCGACGAGTTCACGACGCCCCTGGGGGCGGCGCTCGCGGATCTCCCGGCGCTGCTCGGCGTCCTCGAGGTCGTCTGGCTCGGCCTGCTCGTCGCCTCAGTCGGGCTCGTCGCGACGACCGGCCGGCGCCGGGCCGTCCTCGCCGGCCTGTTCGTCGGCGCCCACCTCGGGATGGCCGCAACCATGCGCCTCGGCGTCTTCCCGTTCGTCTCCGTGGTCGCGTTGCTCCCCTTCCTCCCGTCCGGGGTCTGGGACCGGGTGTCCGCGGCGGCCGCGACAGTGCGGGCGTCGTCGGTCATCGGCCGGCTCCCGTCCTGGCTGTCGCTCCCGAAAGGCGAGGGAGAACGCGACGGCGGCCGCGACGAGCCGCGGGGCGAGCTGGCCGGGCGCTGGCAACGGGTCCGGGCCCGGAGTCGAAAGGCGGGGCAGGCCGCGGGCGTCGTCCTCGTCGTCGGGCTGCTGGTCTGGAACGCCGCCGCCGTCGGTCTGGTCGAGGCGCCCGACGGGGTGCCGGGGAATCTCGACCCCGCAGAGGACAGCTGGGACATGTTCGCCGCCCCGCCGACGCGGGACGTCCTGGTTCTCGCGCCGGCGATGACAGACGACGGCGGGCAGGTGGACGCGCTTCACGGCGGCGCCGTCCGCTGGGTGCCGCCGCCGGACGGCGCGGCCTGGTACCCCACCAACCGGTGGCGCAAGTACCTCCGCTCGGTCTGGGCGACCGACGACCCCGCCGTGCTCCACGGTGTCGCGGACGGACTCTGTCACCGCTGGAGTCGAGCCCACGATAGCCACGTCGAGACCGTCTCACTGTACGCCGTCCTCGAACCGACAAAGCTTGACGGCGACGGACCCGTTCGACGGGAGCGGCTCGTGAGCCACTCCTGTCGCGGGTGA
- the artA gene encoding archaeosortase A, which produces MLDSLLGALEAAHTVSGPLGWLVVGVFLAGVALERYDREYARWVYVGSWVLIAAYWLSMVHYFAIDQKSVVEGIGVVAGIPLSVYVGYLLARGRDSLFTLSRAVALMGLFYMPLVAIPVVRQTLIETVTDQTGFVLNLVGVTPQVADGFYVDGLRIAEKSHPYESTFVYYVGGEPLTHTILIACTGIGSMAIIAGLVAAVDAPLNRKFQALAITLPIIYVLNIARNVFISVSMGEQLLQVFPGAISSLFALENTVMVSYIVADRIVSQSLSVVVLVGLLWLIVQRVPEVLTVVDDVVYVLTGREYDLGEALGVTVDSGQSQPGD; this is translated from the coding sequence ATGCTCGACTCGCTCCTGGGCGCCCTCGAGGCGGCTCACACGGTCTCGGGGCCGCTGGGCTGGCTCGTCGTGGGGGTCTTTCTCGCCGGCGTCGCCCTGGAGCGGTACGACCGCGAGTACGCGCGGTGGGTCTACGTCGGGTCGTGGGTCCTGATCGCCGCGTACTGGCTCTCGATGGTCCACTACTTCGCCATCGACCAGAAGAGCGTCGTCGAGGGCATCGGCGTCGTCGCTGGCATCCCGCTCTCGGTCTACGTCGGCTACCTGCTCGCCCGCGGGCGTGACTCGCTGTTTACCCTCTCGCGGGCCGTCGCCCTGATGGGGCTCTTTTATATGCCGCTCGTCGCTATCCCGGTCGTCCGGCAGACCCTCATCGAGACGGTCACCGACCAGACCGGGTTCGTCCTGAACCTCGTCGGCGTCACCCCGCAGGTCGCCGACGGCTTCTACGTCGACGGGCTGCGGATCGCCGAGAAGAGCCACCCCTACGAGAGCACCTTCGTCTACTACGTCGGCGGCGAGCCCCTGACCCACACCATCCTGATCGCGTGCACGGGCATCGGCAGCATGGCGATCATCGCCGGGCTGGTGGCGGCCGTCGACGCCCCACTGAACCGGAAGTTCCAGGCGCTTGCGATCACGCTCCCAATCATTTACGTGCTCAACATCGCCCGGAACGTCTTCATCTCCGTCAGCATGGGCGAGCAACTGCTCCAGGTCTTCCCCGGAGCCATCAGCTCCCTCTTCGCGCTGGAGAACACCGTGATGGTCTCCTACATCGTCGCCGACCGGATCGTCTCCCAGAGCCTGTCGGTGGTCGTCCTCGTCGGGCTCCTCTGGCTGATCGTCCAGCGCGTCCCCGAAGTGCTGACTGTCGTCGACGACGTGGTCTACGTGCTCACCGGCCGGGAGTACGACCTCGGCGAGGCACTCGGCGTGACTGTCGACTCCGGGCAGTCCCAGCCCGGCGACTGA
- a CDS encoding DUF5615 family PIN-like protein — protein MSVLLLLDEHVDHEVYHRLDDYGHCVEHVAFHDTLEPGDSDRALADYSLEHGALIVTYDDDFEQHHDESDYWGVLFFSDDGWSATEVAETVHRVVELYDEPTLSQLNLVGREWL, from the coding sequence ATGTCGGTCCTGCTGTTGCTTGATGAGCACGTCGACCACGAGGTCTACCACAGACTCGACGACTACGGACACTGCGTCGAACACGTCGCCTTTCATGACACGCTTGAGCCGGGTGACTCGGACCGGGCGCTCGCTGACTACTCCCTGGAGCACGGGGCGCTGATCGTCACGTACGACGACGACTTCGAGCAACACCACGACGAGTCGGACTACTGGGGCGTGCTCTTCTTCTCCGACGACGGCTGGTCGGCTACCGAAGTCGCCGAGACGGTCCATCGAGTCGTCGAGTTGTACGACGAACCGACGCTAAGCCAGCTGAACCTCGTCGGCCGTGAGTGGCTGTAG
- a CDS encoding DUF433 domain-containing protein: protein MAQQPARIVREVHDEPHIKGSRVSVRHIYARVHDRGLRPETVAERLDLDLADVYHALAYYHDHPEEMAAVERQREEATEAARERTTISPPDDG from the coding sequence ATGGCACAGCAGCCCGCCCGGATCGTCCGCGAGGTTCACGACGAGCCTCACATCAAGGGGAGCCGCGTCAGCGTCCGGCACATCTACGCGCGGGTTCACGACCGTGGGCTCCGCCCCGAAACGGTCGCCGAACGGCTCGACCTCGACCTCGCGGACGTGTATCACGCGCTGGCCTACTACCACGACCACCCCGAAGAGATGGCTGCTGTCGAGCGCCAGCGCGAGGAGGCCACGGAGGCAGCACGCGAACGGACGACTATCAGTCCACCCGACGACGGGTAA